The following proteins are co-located in the Telopea speciosissima isolate NSW1024214 ecotype Mountain lineage chromosome 9, Tspe_v1, whole genome shotgun sequence genome:
- the LOC122639492 gene encoding protein SRG1-like, protein MESSAEVLTFGASLLVPSVQELAKEPLITVPPRYAHPDQDPPIITDTASLPVVPVLDIQLLISEEPTKDLELKRLDYACREWGFFQIVNHGISNSLIEKIKSEVQDFFQLPSEEKKKLWQKPDDHEGFGQLFVVSGEQKLDWCDMFYITTLPTNLRKQYLFGKLPHPLRDTLETYSSELSKLAMIILDQMARALKMDAGEMRELFNDGVQSMRLNYYPPCPQPDLAIGFTPHSDADALTILLQLNDTEGLQIRKEGKWVPVKPIPNAFVVNVGDIMEIMSNGVYRSIEHRATVNSWKERLSIATFYSTKLDAELGPAPSLIGANNPAMFRRVPVEKYFKEFFALKLSGKSYLDFMRIQNGEKSH, encoded by the exons ATGGAATCCTCCGCAGAGGTATTGACTTTTGGGGCATCTCTACTGGTACCTAGCGTTCAAGAGTTGGCAAAAGAGCCCCTGATCACAGTTCCCCCACGCTATGCACATCCAGATCAAGATCCACCGATAATTACAGACACCGCTTCACTTCCGGTTGTGCCCGTCTTGGACATTCAACTCTTGATTTCTGAAGAACCAACCAAAGACTTGGAATTAAAGAGGCTCGATTATGCTTGCAGAGAATGGGGTTTCTTCCAG ATTGTAAACCATGGGATTAGTAATTCTTTGATTGAGAAAATAAAGTCTGAGGTTCAAGATTTCTTCCAACTTCCttcagaagaaaagaagaagcttTGGCAGAAGCCAGATGACCATGAGGGATTTGGGCAGCTCTTCGTTGTATCCGGGGAACAAAAGCTTGATTGGTGTGACATGTTCTATATTACTACCCTCCCAACCAATCTAAGGAAACAATACTTATTTGGAAAGCTTCCTCATCCTcttag AGACACTCTAGAGACTTATTCTTCAGAATTAAGCAAGCTTGCCATGATCATCTTAGATCAAATGGCTAGAGCTCTAAAGATGGATGCtggagagatgagagaactgtTCAATGATGGGGTGCAATCAATGAGATTGAATTACTATCCTCCATGTCCACAGCCAGATCTGGCCATAGGCTTCACTCCTCACTCTGATGCGGATGCTCTGACAATCCTCCTTCAACTGAATGACACAGAAGGCTTGCAGATCAGGAAAGAAGGGAAATGGGTTCCTGTTAAACCAATCCCAAATGCTTTTGTAGTCAACGTTGGGGACATAATGGAG ataATGAGCAATGGTGTCTACCGCAGCATTGAGCATAGGGCAACAGTAAACTCGTGGAAAGAGAGGTTATCGATTGCAACATTCTACAGCACTAAACTAGATGCAGAGTTGGGCCCTGCCCCAAGCTTAATTGGTGCAAATAACCCTGCAATGTTCAGGAGGGTTCCAGTGGAGAAGTACTTCAAGGAGTTCTTTGCTCTGAAACTCAGTGGCAAGTCCTACCTTGATTTCATGAGGATACAAAATGGTGAAAAAAGTCATTGA